In Penicillium oxalicum strain HP7-1 chromosome I, whole genome shotgun sequence, a single window of DNA contains:
- a CDS encoding Homocysteine synthase — protein sequence MADQQNLHFDTLQLHAGHVPDSTTNSRAVPIYATSSYMFNDSAHGARLFGLKEFGNIYSRIMNPTVDVFEKRVAALEGGVAAVAASSGQSAQFMTIAALAHAGDNIVSTSNLYGGTYNQFKVMFPRLGITTKFVNGDNPADIAAAIDDRTKAVYVETIGNPRYNVPDFEAIAKVAHEKGVPLVVDNTFGAGGYFARPIEHGADIVVESATKWIGGHGTTIGGVVVDSGKFDWGKHAARFPQFVEPSEGYHGLKFWETFGPITFAIRVRVEILRDLGSALNPFAAQQLLLGLETLSLRCERHASNALALAQWLKKNEHVSWVSYPYLTRGFGGVLSVGIKGGAAAGSQVVDGFKLISNLANVGDAKTLAIHPWSTTHEQLTDQEKLDSGVTEDAIRISVGIEHIDDIIADFEQSFRASKATLPDRTA from the exons ATGGCGGACCAACAGAATCTCCACTTTGATACCCTGCAGCTGCACGCTGG CCACGTCCCCGACTCGACCACCAATTCGCGCGCCGTTCCCATCTATGCCACCTCCTCGTACATGTTCAATGACTCCGCCCACGGCGCAAGGCTCTTTGGCCTCAAGGAATTCGGCAATATCTACAGTCGTATCATGAACCCTACCGTTGATGTCTTTGAGAAACGCGTTGCCGCTCTCGAGGGTGGTGTGGCTGCTGTCGCCGCGTCATCCGGCCAATCGGCTCAATTTATGACCATTGCGGCGCTGGCTCACGCGGGCGATAACATTGTGTCGACGAGCAATTTGTATGGTGGCACGTACAACCAGTTCAAGGTGATGTTCCCTCGACTGGGCATCACGACCAAGTTTGTCAACGGTGATAACCCGGCCGATATCGCCGCGGCCATTGATGATCGAACCAAAGCGGTATATGTCGAGACCATTGGTAACCCACGATACAACGTCCCGGACTTTGAGGCCATTGCAAAGGTGGCCCACGAGAAGGGTGTTCCTCTGGTG GTGGACAACACATTCGGTGCAGGCGGTTACTTTGCCCGCCCGATTGAACACGGCGCCGACATCGTTGTCGAGAGCGCAACCAAATGGATTGGCGGACACGGCACCACCATCGGCGGTGTCGTGGTCGACAGCGGTAAATTCGACTGGGGCAAACATGCTGCACGATTCCCTCAATTCGTCGAACCCTCCGAAGGGTACCACGGACTCAAGTTCTGGGAGACTTTCGGCCCCATCACATTTGCCATTCGTGTGCGGGTGGAAATTCTCCGTGATCTTGGCTCGGCCTTGAATCCCTTTGCCGCCCAGCAGCTACTTCTGGGACTCGAGACGCTCAGTCTGCGCTGTGAACGCCATGCGTCAAATGCCCTTGCTTTGGCTCAgtggttgaagaagaatgagCATGTCTCGTGGGTGTCCTATCCG TACCTGACTCGGGGCTTTGGCGGCGTCCTTTCGGTGGGTATCAAGGGAGGTGCGGCGGCTGGAAGTCAAGTGGTGGATGGATTCAAGTTGATTTCGAATCTTGCCAA TGTCGGCGATGCCAAAACTCTGGCCATTCACCCGTGGTCCACGACTCACGAGCAACTGACTGATCAGGAGAAGCTTGATTCGGGCGTGACCGAGGATGCAATTCGTATCTCTGTGGGTATCGAGCACATTGACGATATCATTGCCGACTTTGAACAGTCGTTCCGCGCGTCCAAGGCTACTTTGCCGGATCGAACTGCTTAA
- a CDS encoding Glucokinase translates to MTVAAESQPTPSISSMTAHVEQIVNALSLSPDDVRRVTKHLVRQLKDGLANDRPWQLPTYVQNVPTGAEKGKFLAIDLGGSNCRVCMADLHGDSTFTVVQSKHRVPAHAMVNQSYRPLFDFIAQKLADFIDRYLDRESTVPYKLGFTFSFTCEQESLRSSRLIHWDKGWDIPEAIGRDPCVLLQEAIDGMGLPVVVTVLANDSVGTLLTRAYTSGRDVSTLGAVIFGTGTNAAYVESVRNLTRIQVGTKRAEQNEGQDEGGIMVINSEWGALDDEMAVLPRTELDDQLDAASVDPGSQMLEKRVSGLYLGELLRLAILQLLSSGGLNIEVDSTSCLFAQYGVDSSLVSQLAIAGNNVSDAIDHLQNTLSAKNISISDAKSIQLIAEAIARRAARLSGASLAAVVIQSGRLGTSLNRANVTTSTQRSPILPLSFRSFYNYAPLLLRHVVHLIRLICQRPSWLVPKQSPHLSGTVGATTLDEVIDFGADGSLIEFYPGFETEMRQAMREVDEIGRAGEQRIRITLTPDGSGVGAALMAYAASLESN, encoded by the exons ATGACCGTGGCAGCAGAATCGCAACCCACCCCTTCAATATCCAGCATGACTGCCCACGTCGAGCAGATCGTCAATGCATTGAGCCTCAGCCCAGACGATGTCCGGCGCGTGACGAAGCATCTCGTCCGACAGCTAA aagatggccttGCAAACGACCGTCCCTGGCAACTCCCCACCTACGTCCAAAACGTACCAACGGGAGCTGAAAAGGGCAAGTTCCTCGCTATCGATCTCGGCGGCAGTAACTGTAGAGTATGCATGGCCGACTTGCACGGGGATTCGACCTTTACAGTGGTTCAGAGCAAGCACAGGGTTCCTGCTCATGCCATGGTCAATCAGAGTTATCGTCCGCTATTCGACTTTATCGCACAGAAGCTGGCAGATTTTATCGATCGGTATCTGGATCGGGAAAGCACCGTGCCCTATAAACTGGGGTTCACTTTCAGTTTTACCTGTGAGCAAGAATCGCTTCGGAGCAGTCGTCTGATTCACTGGGACAAGGGCTGGGATATCCCCGAGGCAATCGGGCGTGATCCATGTGTCTTATTGCAAGAAGCCATTGATGGAATGGGACTTCCAGTGGTGGTCACCGTGTTGGCAAACGATAGTGTAGGGACATTGTTGACGCGAGCGTACACGTCTGGTCGGGATGTCTCGACGCTGGGCGCGGTCATTTTTGGAACCGGCACAAACGCAGCGTACGTGGAGAGTGTGCGCAACTTGACCAGAATCCAGGTTGGGACCAAGCGAGCTGAGCAGAATGAGGGTCAAGATGAAGGTGGAATCATGGTTATCAACAGTGAATGGGGTGCTCTGGACGATGAAATGGCCGTGCTGCCTCGAACCGAGCTCGATGATCAGCTTGACGCTGCCTCGGTGGATCCAGGCTCACAAATGTTGGAGAAGCGAGTCTCAGGACTCTATCTTGGCGAGCTCCTACGACTGGCCATTTTGCAGCTTCTTTCAAGTGGGGGCTTGAACATTGAGGTTGACTCGACATCCTGTCTCTTTGCGCAGTATGGAGTCGACAGCTCCCTTGTGTCGCAACTTGCGATTGCGGGCAACAACGTCAGTGACGCGATCGATCACCTGCAGAACACACTGTCTGCCAAAAACATCAGCATATCCGATGCAAAGTCCATCCAATTAATCGCCGAGGCTATTGCCAGACGAGCAGCTCGCTTGTCAGGAGCATCACTGGCTGCCGTCGTCATTCAGAGCGGCCGACTGGGAACCTCGCTCAACCGTGCAAATGTCACGACATCGACACAAAGATCACCCATCCTTCCATTGAGCTTTAGGTCCTTTTACAACTATGCACCACTGCTATTGCGCCACGTGGTTCATCTCATTCGGCTCATTTGCCAAAGGCCGTCGTGGCTGGTGCCCAAGCAAAGTCCCCATCTCTCGGGGACGGTGGGTGCGACAACACTGGACGAGGTGATTGATTTTGGAGCGGATGGCTCCTTGATCGAATTCTACCCGGGATTCGAGACTGAAATGCGTCAAGCAATGAGGGAAGTGGATGAGATTGGGCGTGCTGGGGAGCAGCGTATTCGAATCACGCTCACGCCGGACGGATCTGGTGTCGGAGCTGCTTTGATGGCATATGCGGCCAGTTTGGAATCAAATTAG
- a CDS encoding Arginine permease CAN1 — MAGAPWSDKGKTESGGPITQVEAHAANQHEVDYEKHGASRESNPLPDLKRKLKSRHLQMIAIGGTIGTGLFIGSGTAIANAGPVGALIAYIFVGTIVYSVMSALGEIATYIPIPGAFTSYAARLIDPSLGFSMGWIYWFSWASTFALELTATGLIIQFWDESIPIAIFIAIFWVMIVIFNMLPVGFYGEMEFWFSSIKVLTVIGFMIFAICMNAGVGKEGYIGFRYWVHPGPFVPHLIEGNPALAKFIGFWSCLIQAGFSYQGTELVGIAAGETENPRKTVPAAIRKTFFRIVFFFILTIFFIGIVVPSDDPGLVASGVDASNANGSPFVVAARRAGVNVLPSIINAVLLTVVLSAANSNVYSGSRILIGLAQEGFAPRLFKRTSKGGVPYYAVAFTALFGLLGFLNVSNSGSTVFSWLLQISGVAGFITWASLNGCHLAFQRALHARNISRDVLPYKAILQPWLSWYGLFFNCLIILTQGFTSFIGGFDVQGFFINYLSLILFVVLYLGHKIIFRPAFVKPIEADLDTGRTTADSEHWETAEPTTWYGKLWHWISG, encoded by the exons ATGGCCGGCGCTCCCTGGTCAGACAAGGGCAAGACAGAGTCGGGAGGACCCATCACGCAGGTTGAGGCTCACGCTGCCAACCAGCATGAAGTCGACTACGAGAAGCATGGCGCCAGTCGTGAATCGAATCCGCTGCCGGACTTGAAGCGGAAGTTGAAGAGTCGTCATCTGCAGATGATTGCCATCG GTGGTACAATCGGCACCGGTCTCTTCATCGGTAGTGGTACCGCGATTGCCAATGCTGGTCCCGTCGGGGCGCTGATTGCGTACATCTTCGTCGGCACCATTGTCTACTCGGTCATGTCGGCACTGGGTGAGATCGCGACATACATCCCCATTCCCGGTGCCTTCACCTCGTACGCGGCGCGCCTGATCGACCCTAGTCTGGGTTTCTCTATGGGTTGGATCTATTGGTTCTCGTGGGCGTCGACATTCGCATTGGAACTCACCGCCACCGGTCTCATCATTCAATTCTGGGACGAGTCGATTCCGATCGCCATCTTTATTGCCATCTTCTGGGTCATGATTGTCATTTTCAACATGCTGCCCGTGGGATTCTATGGAGAAATGGAATTTTGGTTCTCCAGCATCAAGGTCTTGACCGTGATCGGCTTCATGATCTTTGCGATCTGCATGAACGCTGGTGTGGGCAAGGAGGGTTATATCGGTTTCCGTTACTGGGTGCATCCCGGCCCCTTTGTGCCCCATCTGATCGAGGGGAATCCGGCTCTGGCCAAGTTCATCGGCTTCTGGTCCTGCTTGATCCAGGCCGGTTTCTCCTACCAGGGTACCGAGCTGGTCGGTATTGCCGCCGGTGAGACCGAGAACCCGCGCAAGACTGTCCCCGCGGCGATTCGCAAAACCTTCTTCCGaattgtcttcttcttcattctgaccatcttcttcatcggcaTCGTGGTTCCCTCGGACGACCCTGGCTTGGTGGCCAGCGGCGTGGACGCCTCTAACGCGAACGGTTCGCCCTTTGTCGTCGCGGCTCGTCGCGCTGGCGTCAACGTTCTGCCCAGCATCATCAACGCCGTTCTCTTGACCGTGGTACTCTCGGCCGCCAACTCCAACGTCTACAGTGGAAGCCGTATCCTGATCGGTCTGGCGCAGGAAGGCTTTGCCCCGCGCTTGTTCAAGCGCACCAGCAAGGGCGGTGTGCCGTACTACGCGGTCGCCTTCACGGCTCTGTTCGGCCTGCTCGGCTTCCTCAATGTCTCCAACTCGGGCTCCACCGTGTTCAGCTGGTTGTTGCAGATTTCCGGTGTGGCAGGCTTCATCACCTGGGCGTCCCTGAACGGCTGCCACTTGGCCTTCCAGCGGGCCCTCCATGCTCGCAACATCTCCCGTGATGTGCTTCCGTACAAGGCGATCTTGCAGCCCTGGTTGTCCTGGTAcggtctcttcttcaactgtCTGATTATCCTGACGCAGGGATTCACCTCCTTCATCGGTGGATTCGACGTGCAaggcttcttcatcaactATCTCAGCTTGATTCTCTTTGTGGTCCTGTATCTCGGTCACAAGATCATTTTCCGTCCGGCCTTTGTCAAGCCCATTGAGGCGGACTTGGATACCGGTCGAACCACCGCCGACAGTGAACACTGGGAGACTGCTGAGCCCACTACCTGGTACGGTAAGTTGTGGCACTGGATCAGCGGTTGA